AACACTTTTGTGATGATTTGTTATTCGTATAACTGAAATAGGCAAACAACGCAATCCAATTGGTAATTAAAATCactcaatatatttaacatGTCTTTCGAAGATGGAATGGTGTCGTTATCGTGACAGAAATCATTGGTATAAATACTAGGGTTTTCTAACCatgtaaaataaatcaacttttttaatcaaattCTATAATTAGTATatgttatatattatttattttatatagatCCCGACGGagaattataataaattactGACTCTTGACAAtgaataatcaattaaaatctCATATTCAACACAAATTGCAATAAAATGATCTAGATGTTATGagatttatttatatttagggaagtttttttaaaatttgcCAACTAATGAAAAACAAATGGACgttaaatattgtttactaaatataaatattagaatttaAAACCATGAAAAGATTAGATATTTTGCTAGAAAATGTTGGATATgaaaattgttgaaaatatttatatcttaACTAACTCGACTTAGTGTTTGACCAAATAGGATAACACATACTGGAATTAGGAAAGAGTAAATATCACATTTGTAATGATTTGATAATCGTATAACTGAAATAGGCGAACGTCACAATCCAAATTGGAACAGAAAATCACTTGATATAATTGACATGTTTTGCGAAGATGAAATGGTTTCATGATCGTGTCAGAAATAATTTGGTATAAATACCACGGTTTTTCCAGCCatgtaaaataaatcaacttTTTTTAATCAACTTGTGTATTTAGtacattttatatattatttattttatacaGATCCCCACGGAGAATTATAATAAGTTACTGACACTTAACAatgaataatcaaataaaatctaAGATAGAAcaataatcaattaaaatctaatattcaacaatattaaatatatctagAGATTATTAGTTTCAACTTGGATTGTGACTTTTGTCTACTTCAGTTATATGAATAAAACAATTCATCACCTATGTGATATTTACTCTTGCTAGTTTAAGTAAGTAATTATACAACTTTATAAATATCCAATAAGTTAAGTGATGCAAAATTTTATCGATTTGTAAATCCAGCAAATTTCATAATAACAATTATGTTACAAATTTTGTAATGAATTTCCTTTCTTAAAAATAAGAACAACCAATTTGACCTAATAATGCAGTCATTGCGAGGAGCTGAAGTGAAGGACGACACCGCGacacaaaaaaaaaaaagaaaaagttaGAGCAGTTAAAAGAAAAGGTATTGGGATTGCTAATTGTAACGAATTATAGCTATATGcgatattttgttttaatttccgtcaattgttttatttccgtcaattgttttatttccgtcaatttgtttaatttcAGGCGCAATGAaatactttaaaaatttgagACTGCAAagaaaactgaaaaaatataaataaggctttaaaaacaaagatGTAAAATGGTTAGAAGGTGTTTCTTTACATAGATTCCTAGTTCTTCGAAATATATTACTATGAATCTGAAAATACTTCGCAACAAAGAAATTATCCTTGATAGTACCAAATAAAGTAATATAATTAGAATGTTAACAGCCAGTATAAGAAGAACAAGTGCCAAAACTGTTTTGGGAGGGCTAGCTGCCATAGCTGCCGCAAGTTATTTGACCAAACATTTAAGTACTCTAAGAAATGATTCACCTAAGACTTTTCAAAACTTCAGAGGTCCATTCTTTGGTTGGATCGATTTACCAAtctcaaaaattgaagatcTATCGAGTGATGCAAGACGATTCACGTTTAAATTACCGCTAGAAACTCAAATTAGTGGAGTTGAaccaatttcatttttgctAACAAAACCAACTGGCACTTGGGGTCCATGGAACATAAGACCTTACACACCAATAAGCTCTCAACACAAAGAAGGGGAAATTGAGTTTGtagtgaaaaaaattgatggAGGTAAAATGAGTTCACATctgttttctttaaaagTTAACGACACTGTCTCTTTTAATGGTCCTATTTCAAGGAAGGCTTGGAAAGCGAACGAATACGATTCCGTGACCTTACTAGGTGCTGGTTCTGGTATTACACCTCTATATCAACTCATTAATTCAATTCTTCTAAATCCTGAagataaaacaaaaattaccTTATTGTACGGAAATAAAACTGCGGAAGACATTTTATTACACAGAGAACTTGAGGAACTGAAAAGCAAGCATCCAGAAAGGCTAGctatcaaatattatctaagtaattcatcaaaaaGTACTGAGTTTGCAAAATCAGGTTATATTTCTAAAGATGATCTTAAAGAACAGATCCCTAGCCCAGACGAAAAAACTTTCGTATTTGTATGTGGTCCTGATGAGTTTGTGAAAGCCTACGCTGGTGCACAAGGTAGATTACTTTCTCAAGGTAAGTTCGGTGGTATTCTGTCAACTTTAGGATATAATGAACAACAAGTGTTCAAGATTTAAACCTAATGttgaaaattaaattttaattgagtATTCATATTCTAGAGTCAgtgaatatataatgacGTAGGGAATCTATATGGAATAACGGAAATTTCTTTGTATTTGTACCAATGATTTTTGTCGCAATCAAAAAACAACATTTTCATCTTcgaaacaaaaattaaatatatcaaatggctttattttccattttagattgtattatttacctattttatttataaaattaacaCATTAAACATTTTGTGCCCTCTCTCTTCAGGTTTAAGTAACTAATATACAAccttaattttatattccaAGACATAATATGTCTTAATTTATTCTCTAATATAATCAGTCTGGATTCACATGTCGTTCCACTTGTGTTATCTTATTTAGCATATTAGTATTTTTTTCCAAACTTTGTTAAactaaacaaaataaatgtaACCGgttaatttcaattaaattcaaaataacgAGACAGATGTATACACTTATTTTATGTTTGAGGTTCAATCTtctaaaaaattgataaaaatgtCTATggataattaaaattacgttataagaatattattgttaagGCTTGTTTGACTTTCAATCAtcttaaaaaataattgtttGAATATTTCGTTCATCTGTTGAAATGAAATGTAATTGCTAATTATGAGAATTGAATGTGAGCTACTTCATGAACATCCTCATGTTGCAACTGATCAAAACGCATAGAAAAATACATTGCCATTAATAGAATTCTCtctattttgaaaaattgataaattatctatattttcAGGTTAGATGGTGACCATAGTTATGCCGATGACATATATCAATAATGTGGGAAagaagtatatatatatatttcatataaCCCTCGCATTTGGTActttcaattatatttaaccATTTAAAAAAGCAATATTTATGTATTTTGTCATTCCTATAGTTATATTGGTGAAATAAGGccaattttaaaactttatCTTAGTTTTATACCCACTAATAAATAGCTGAGCAATataagaaaataaaagcaTAGTAGCTAACAAAAGCTTTGAAGTTGAACATAATTTTGATGTCTATCAAggatattaataaaaaaacatgCTACAGCTACTTCTGTTTCATTCGTGAagtaattatttattaaatggacagataattattaataagagattgaatttgtaatttttttccTGCTATTTTCTAACGTATTATTTCTTAAGTAGAAAACTACTTTACGACTAGAATACAATACCTTTCTTCcataattattaaaaacttAGAGATAGTAGgtttttaatattacatCGAATATTAGTTTTACAGTTTATCATAATCTTCATTGTCAGTAAATTTGTGATAGTATCCAATCAtcacaaataaaaaactCACCGTTTGCTTTGAAGGTAGAAATCTCAATCAATAGTcgaaaacaaaaaaagaaagtgTATAACTGAAATTTAATCTCCACTatttaatcaaaaaatatagataGTTGGGTCTTATAAGAGTTATTCACGTTAAGAGAAAACTGTTCAACTTAGtcatatttaaacaataaatcagaacaaataaaacatttCAAGTCAactttctttaaaatattgtaagTCACGTGCCGATAAACTATGGGGATTTATAGTGACTTCGATAAAAGCTTAATTTGCAGAAGTTGCTATGTTGCAAATAGTGTGTATTACTTATAGGTTGGTATTTTCAACATATGGTGCATGACAAATTGTAATGTTCTCAAAAATGTTGGAAATGTATTGTATGCAATGAATACAGTTGAAAATAGACTCAgtgttaaaaaaaattaacatGAAAAATGAGAAGTTAATCtgttaaataaaaaaatacagCTACGATTTATACATCTGTATTATAAAATcatgaaaatttaaatagcAGATCTATTGGTAATCTCCCTGTGAAATATGTAAAATTACTGAGCAATCCTTCAAGCATTATATTTGACTTAACTCAAATATATACTAAATTGCGGTATTGGAAATTCGTTaaattttaactttttttttacATATTATGCTTCTAAAAACACTCATATTTCTTTGATCGAGATTTGGTTTACTTTTACCGTTTTGTTGGTATTTTGAAACATGTTTATAGgtcattttttaattatgtCGGAAAATCAAGAATTCCAAATAATAACTAAATATCTTCATTTCTTCAGTAAAAgtgtatatgtatattcTGGAAAAATCCAACAATATAAtacttttataaaaatatttatctcTATCAAGATATTAATGACTTTATCGGACCAAAGAATTAAGAGGGAACTGtcatcttttttttatttgaataatttagtCAAATTATTATGTGGATTTCTTCTCGTGTtctaaaaattattaataacaGAAAGCTAGAGAGTCAAAAGCTGACGGTAGAATACAGAAAGTGCAGATTAGTGatgatatttaaaaatattaagtaATAAAATGAGTAAAAGATTAGTAGTATATACTGTATAGGTAAAATCGTTCAtgcatatatttatttctatGGCAGTAATATGACTAGAGCAAATATGAACTTTCATGTTACGACTTTGGCATACTTATTAATAACGCAGTGCGACTCTAATTAAGTAACGATAGTATAAGTCAAGTAATCCAAACCAGTAATATCTTATTGGTtcataaaaaatatgttcCATTTTGGGTACAGAAGGAAAACCGATCGAGAATATGCACATGCATATGAATATGAACGATAATAATAAGTACTAAAGAGGGTTATTTCCTTTCAGTCACACGTGCGATGAAAAAAATCAGCGAAGGAAACACGCACCAGCACAAAACTAAAACTTAAATcaatttgttgaatttattattttatttttacgAAATTGCTTAGCAGCAGAAAAGAACTAATATAGCCGAATTGACCAAAAAGGGACGACCACCAGTTCTCGAACCTCCAATTAGCAAAACAGAACAATATAGCATAAGCGTTCCATAAAGCAAGAAAAATCTGTAGCAGTTAAGAAATCCCTTGAGATCTTAAATCAGCAAAATGAGGGGTGCAGATGTCTCATCTGCATCTTTGTCTACGTAATACAATAGTATTAATGTTAAGCCCACCCCCCTCTTTTTTCGGAACTTTGCTGCAGAGATTTCACTGatatttgttatatttaattttttcgAGAAATGCGATTTTTTTTCGCGTCGCTGTCTGTGTGTGTGCttctatttattttcagtTTGTAAATAACTGCAGTCAATAGTCAGCAGAAGAATAAAACGGGCAAAAACGAAACTAAAATGAGACGAGCGTATAATATATAGGCAAGACAGGAGGCGTACGTAAGTAAACcagaaaacaaaacaaaaaggAATAGAAAAGTATACTCCTGTAAATGTTAGGGTAATAAGCAataattttggaaaatatattattttgtgaAGATTTGATTTTcgaaaaataaaatacacAAACTTTTTCACTGCATGTAAGAGGAAAGGGTGAATATTGTGTTACCTTTATTTTAGTTGATGAGATCAGATGGGATACGTGGTAACTTTGCCTTTTCTAAAAGAAGTGTAATGTTGTTGTAGAAGGTTGAGTTATTGCCAAGGGTTCTCTTGGTGTTGAcagataaataaatatggaGACTTGGTCGAGAGAGAAATCGAAATTGAAATAGAAATCGAAATCGAAATCGAAATAGAAATCGAAATCGAAATAGAAAACAGTTGAGCGGAGAATAGTAACGGAACCCTATTCCGAAATTACTTTATGCAATGTAGTCTAAGTAATACTTGTATCAGGAGATTTAAATTAACAAATCTAattaatagaaaataaaattaagaaGACACTcaaaatatgtatatttatgtattaaaatgaattttaatattgatCCAGTACGTGTTTCTAACAATACTTTTATGATTTatgaaaaagaaaccataatctattattaataaaaatattttaataaaccTTATGATACGTTGGGTTTTTTTGGGTTCTGTATTTAACATTACCAAGGCCGAAAATAGGTATTAAGGCATAATAGCATCATAATTTGTAGCAATTTTAAcc
The window above is part of the Tetrapisispora phaffii CBS 4417 chromosome 7, complete genome genome. Proteins encoded here:
- the TPHA0G00160 gene encoding cytochrome b5 reductase family protein; its protein translation is MLTASIRRTSAKTVLGGLAAIAAASYLTKHLSTLRNDSPKTFQNFRGPFFGWIDLPISKIEDLSSDARRFTFKLPLETQISGVEPISFLLTKPTGTWGPWNIRPYTPISSQHKEGEIEFVVKKIDGGKMSSHLFSLKVNDTVSFNGPISRKAWKANEYDSVTLLGAGSGITPLYQLINSILLNPEDKTKITLLYGNKTAEDILLHRELEELKSKHPERLAIKYYLSNSSKSTEFAKSGYISKDDLKEQIPSPDEKTFVFVCGPDEFVKAYAGAQGRLLSQGKFGGILSTLGYNEQQVFKI